A window of the Zootoca vivipara chromosome 14, rZooViv1.1, whole genome shotgun sequence genome harbors these coding sequences:
- the LOC118092790 gene encoding uncharacterized protein LOC118092790, translated as MVSHNMTWMKYPSQSRDSFTSFEDIIFSQHVISRFMHCYITLFVPTGLLAGIVIIGILIKNHMQRTNEKLDIMLFAHTISNMLMILLSLTIITRPAYLKASYFECGTLSFFFNLNYFSSQYLLVLMVLSFFLYRHPPQNALISKAHQNPMVSVAFALICAFCAALIVVALLGMENYHKETDCQLDPLFAWPEYEIIKFTFGFCIPSLAKLLCFILMFVKKVQPEIHPSRYNIHPYLTVLVITITMFVCRLFYNSMILSRTSLKIQRTIGTPQNELTMNIAEILLFSESCVSLVIILCLHKPCRIGLLNAITNLTKVCRRRHASNSPLEIPETHTEVSSGPSENGSR; from the coding sequence ATGGTCTCTCATAATATGACCTGGATGAAGTATCCAAGCCAGAGCCGAGATTCATTCACAAGTTTTGAAGACATCATATTCTCACAACATGTAATATCAAGATTTATGCACTGCTATATTACGCTCTTTGTACCAACTGGTCTACTAGCTGGGATTGTTATTATAGGCATCCTCATCAAGAACCATATGCAGCGCACCAATGAGAAATTAGATATAATGCTTTTTGCTCACACCATCAGCAACATGTTAATGATTCTTTTATCACTCACCATCATCACAAGGCCTGCCTACCTCAAAGCATCCTATTTTGAGTGTGGAACGCTGTCGTTTTTTTTCAACTTGAATTACTTCAGCTCTCAGTACCTTCTTGTCCTCATGGTGCTTAGCTTTTTTCTTTATAGgcacccaccccaaaatgcttTAATTAGTAAGGCACATCAAAACCCTATGGTATCTGTTGCATTTGCACTGATATGTGCCTTTTGTGCTGCACTAATAGTGGTGGCACTGCTGGGCATGGAGAATTACCACAAAGAAACAGACTGCCAATTAGATCCTTTATTTGCATGGCCTGAATACGAGATTATTAAATTTACCTTTGGCTTCTGCATTCCATCTCTGGCCAAGCTTCTCTGCTTTATTCTAATGTTTGTTAAAAAAGTTCAGCCAGAAATCCATCCCTCAAGATACAATATTCACCCTTATTTGACTGTTTTGGTTATTACAATAACAATGTTTGTGTGTCGTCTATTTTACAACAGTATGATTCTCTCTAGGACCAGCTTGAAAATACAGAGGACAATAGGGACACCCCAAAATGAGCTGACAATGAATATTGCAGAGATCCTGCTGTTCAGCGAAAGCTGTGTTAGTTTAGTTATCATTCTTTGCCTTCATAAACCATGCAGAATCGGCTTATTGAATGCTATAACTAATCTCACAAAAGTTTGCAGGAGGAGACATGCTAGTAACAGTCCTCTTGAAATACCAGAGACTCATACCGAAGTCTCATCTGGGCCCTCTGAAAATGGATCACGCTGA